From the Zavarzinia compransoris genome, the window AAGGATCGCGAGAGATGGACTGGAATGCGGGCGCCGGGCGCGAGATCGCCGTCATCGTCCCCTGCCTGAACGAAGCGGCCGCCATCGGACAGGTGGTGCGCGACTTCAAGGCGGCGCTGCCGGGCGCCACCGTCTATGTCTACGACAATATGTCGACCGACGACACGATGGCGGTGGCACGGGCCGCCGGCGCCGTGGTCCGCCAGGTCGGCCATCGCGGCAAGGGCAATGTGGTGCGGCGCATGTTCGCCGACATCGACGCCGACATCTACATCATGGTCGACGGCGACGCGACCTATGACGCCGGGGCCGCGCCCGCCATGGTGCGCCGCCTGATCGACGACAATCTGGACATGGTGGTCGGCACCAGGGTGGACGACGATCCCGAGGCCTACCGCAAGGGCCATCGTTTCGGCAACTGGCTGCTCACCACCCTGGTCACCCGGCTGTTCGGCCGCACCTTCACCGACATGCTGACCGGCTATCGCGTGTTCTCGCGCCGCTTCGTCAAGGCCTTCCCCTCGCTCTCCGGCGGCTTCGAGATCGAGACCGAGATCACGGTGCATACCCTGGAACTCCGCCTCGCCACGGCGGAAATGCCCACGCGCTATTCGGCCCGCCCGGTGGGCAGCCAGTCGAAACTCTCGACCTATCGCGACGGCTTCCGCATCCTGAAACTGATCCTGCGCCTTTTGATGCTGGAAAAGCCGCTGGCCCTGTTCGGCGGCTTCGCGGCCTTCTTCGCCCTGCTGGCGGTCGCCTTCTTCGTGCCGGTGCTGGTCGACTATCTCTCGACCGGGCTGGTGCCGCGCTTCCCGACCCTGATCGTCTCGGTCGGCGTCATGCTGCTGTCGGTGCTGTCGCTGATGACCGGCATCATCCAGGACAATGTCACCCGCGGCCGCCAGGAACTGAAGCGCCTGTTCTATCTCGCCGCCGGCGAGCGCGCGGACGAGCGCACCGCCCGGCTCATAACGGATCGGCCCCGCCTGACCCGGGCCGGGTAAGCGGTTAAGACGTTGGGGGTGACGGCGGCCCATTGATCCCTTTAGGATGCCCCCCACATTTTTGTGGGTAATGGGAACGATGGCCGAACCGCTGGACCTTCTGGACGATCTTCTGGGCCGTGCGCGCCGGGCCGGCGCCGACGCGGCCGATGCACTTTATTTCGAGGCGGTTTCGCTCGGCGTTTCCTGGCGGCTCGGCCGTCTCGAGGAATTGGAGCGGTCCGAGACCCGCGACCTGGGCCTGCGCGTGTTCGTCGGCCGTTCGCAGGCGACCGTGTCGTCCTCCGAAATCGATTCGGGCGCGATCGACCGGCTGGTCGAACGGGCGGTGGGCATGGCCCGGGCCGCCCCGCCCGATCCTTATGCCAGCCTCGCCGATCCGGCTCTGCTCGAAACCGCGCCGCCCGCTCTCGACCTCTTCGATCCGAGCGAGCCCGATCCCCAGGTCCTGTTCGACCGTGCGGCGGCGGCCGAAGCCGCGGCGCTCGCGGTCGAAGGCGTCACCAATTCGGAAGGGGCGGGGGCAAGCTGGGGCACCAACCGGGTCGGGCTGGCCACCAGCGGCGGCTTTGCCGGCGAATACCGCAATTCCATGCATGGGGTCTCGGTCTCGGTCCTGGCCGGCAGTGGCACGGGGATGGAACGCGACTACGACCATGCGGCGGCCCGCTTCGGCGCCGATCTGGCCGATCCCGCCCTGATCGGGCGCCGGGCCGGTGAACAGGCGGTGCGCCGCCTGAACCCGCGCAAGGTGAAGACGGTGAAGGCGCCGGTGATCCTGGATCCGCGCCTGTCGTCCTCTTTGCTCGGCCATCTGCTCGGCGCGATCAACGGCGCCGCCATCGCCCGGGGCACCTCGTTCCTGAAGGACCGCCTGGGGGAAATGGTGTTCGCACCCGGGATCACCGTGGTCGACGACCCTTACCGCCTGCGCGGCCATCGCTCCCGCCCCTTCGACGGCGAGGGCGTGCGCGGCGCCACCCGCAAGCTGGTCGACGCCGGCCGCCTGACCACCTGGATTCTCGATACCTCGTCCGCCCGCCAGCTCGGCCTCGCCTCCACCGGCCATGCCTCGCGCGGGACCTCGGGCCCGCCGGGCCCGGCGGCCAGCAATATCCACATGGAAGCCGGCACCCTGTCCCCGGCCGACCTGATCGCCGAGACCGGCACCGGCTTCTATGTCACCGAACTGATCGGCTCCGGCGTCAACGGCATCACCGGCGACTACAGCCGGGGCGCCGCCGGCTTCTGGATCGAGAACGGCAAGATCGCCTATCCGGTCAGCGAGATCACCATCGCCGGCAACCTGAAGGACATGTTCCAGAACTTGACCCCGGCGAACGACCTCGAATTCCGCTTCGGTGCCAATGCGCCCACGGTGCGCATCGACGGCATGACCATCGCCGGGGCGTGATGGCGGCAGGGAAGGACGATCTCGCCCTGCTGGTCGCCGCGGCCCGCGCCGCCGGCCGGCTGGCGCTCGACTATCAGGCCAAGGGTTACAAGACCTGGGAAAAGCCGGGCCACGGCCCGGTCACCGAGGCCGACCTCGCCATCGACGAACAGTTGAAGGCGACGCTGGGCGGCGCCCGCCCCGGCTATGGCTGGCTGTCCGAGGAAACGGCGGATGATCCGGCCCGTCTCGGCGCCGGGCGCCTGTTTGTGGTCGATCCGATCGACGGCACCCGCGCCTATGTCAAGGGCCGGCCCTATTACGCCGTCTCGGTCGCGGTGGTCGAGGCGGGCCGGCCGATCGCCGGCGTCGTCTACAACCCGGCGCGGGAGGAGCTTTATGCGGCGGCGGAAGGTGCGGGGGCGACCCTGAACGAGGCCCCGATCGCGGTCAGCGGTCGGGGCGACCTGTCCGGGGCAAGGCTGGTCGGTTCGGTGGACCTGTTCCGCTCCGCCCTGTGGCCGACGCCTTGGCCGGCGCTCGAAATCTCGCCCAGCAATTCGATCGCCTATGCGCTCTGCCAGGTCGCGAGCGGGGCCCAGGACGGTTCCGTCAGCCTGACCGGCAAGAGCGATTGGGACATCGCCGCCGCCGACCTCATCGTCGCCGAAGCGGGCGGCATCGCCTCCACCCACCTGGGCGAGGCTTTCGCCTATAATCGCGCGGTGACGCGCCACCGCAACGTCGTCTCGGCCGGGCCGGCGCTGCACCGGCGCCTGATGGACAAGCTGAAGGAATTCCGCCCGCCCGAGGATGTGGCCGCCCGCCTGATCGGCTGATGTCACAAAGGCATCGCCGGTCTCGTCATGACGGTGAAGG encodes:
- a CDS encoding glycosyltransferase family 2 protein, translating into MDWNAGAGREIAVIVPCLNEAAAIGQVVRDFKAALPGATVYVYDNMSTDDTMAVARAAGAVVRQVGHRGKGNVVRRMFADIDADIYIMVDGDATYDAGAAPAMVRRLIDDNLDMVVGTRVDDDPEAYRKGHRFGNWLLTTLVTRLFGRTFTDMLTGYRVFSRRFVKAFPSLSGGFEIETEITVHTLELRLATAEMPTRYSARPVGSQSKLSTYRDGFRILKLILRLLMLEKPLALFGGFAAFFALLAVAFFVPVLVDYLSTGLVPRFPTLIVSVGVMLLSVLSLMTGIIQDNVTRGRQELKRLFYLAAGERADERTARLITDRPRLTRAG
- a CDS encoding TldD/PmbA family protein yields the protein MGTMAEPLDLLDDLLGRARRAGADAADALYFEAVSLGVSWRLGRLEELERSETRDLGLRVFVGRSQATVSSSEIDSGAIDRLVERAVGMARAAPPDPYASLADPALLETAPPALDLFDPSEPDPQVLFDRAAAAEAAALAVEGVTNSEGAGASWGTNRVGLATSGGFAGEYRNSMHGVSVSVLAGSGTGMERDYDHAAARFGADLADPALIGRRAGEQAVRRLNPRKVKTVKAPVILDPRLSSSLLGHLLGAINGAAIARGTSFLKDRLGEMVFAPGITVVDDPYRLRGHRSRPFDGEGVRGATRKLVDAGRLTTWILDTSSARQLGLASTGHASRGTSGPPGPAASNIHMEAGTLSPADLIAETGTGFYVTELIGSGVNGITGDYSRGAAGFWIENGKIAYPVSEITIAGNLKDMFQNLTPANDLEFRFGANAPTVRIDGMTIAGA
- a CDS encoding inositol monophosphatase family protein — its product is MAAGKDDLALLVAAARAAGRLALDYQAKGYKTWEKPGHGPVTEADLAIDEQLKATLGGARPGYGWLSEETADDPARLGAGRLFVVDPIDGTRAYVKGRPYYAVSVAVVEAGRPIAGVVYNPAREELYAAAEGAGATLNEAPIAVSGRGDLSGARLVGSVDLFRSALWPTPWPALEISPSNSIAYALCQVASGAQDGSVSLTGKSDWDIAAADLIVAEAGGIASTHLGEAFAYNRAVTRHRNVVSAGPALHRRLMDKLKEFRPPEDVAARLIG